In a single window of the Halobaculum lipolyticum genome:
- a CDS encoding efflux RND transporter permease subunit, with translation MSDGRIVGAVATEITERPGRIVVAFLLVTLLFAGGLANVSTSAGTEQFTSGIPAEEALSDIQREFGPSFSEDTGSTQLVQRNRNVLSKSAMLRMLEAQERLRETDGLRVVGVSSPAATVARTIDPTATTTDEQILVLERATPSEIDEAVRENADDPGFTGGVSDDFNRESASASAAIGVVTHQIPGAGGSGGAAAGQSGSSPLTDIQLRSQRVVDTVGGDITVFGSGIISAEFSSVISDSLIIVTPAAVVLIVGFLIVAYRDLLDLLLGSFTLLLAVVWTFGFLGLAGIPFSQLMISVPPLLLAVGIDFGIHAVNRYREDRAEGLDVEDAMNLAARQLLVAFFIVTGTTVIGFLANLTSALAPIREFGLVAAAGIVFTFLLFGIFLPAAKVMIDRRRDSLPIPTFSQAPLGAEGSGLADVLRVGVWIGERGPRVFLALIVVLTAVSGGYAAGISTSFSQEDFLPPEETPDYLETLPEPFAPGDYTAVGTLNFLEEKFTASQGGSVTIYVEGDMEESTRLEEIHRMGESPPSTFVSEDDHAEEQSIVTVIRSRAATDPEFRRLVNRNDRNANGIPDDNLGEVYDYLLSSSSRQSALQYLAEDRRSAQVVYSAEADASQTEVTADGRAVAERYRATSGIAVATGSTVVFSAVSDLIFSSAVQSLAVALSLTVVFLLVIYGVLEGLPSLGVVNTVPIVASVALVAATMRLAGIAFNAFTATILSLTIGLGIDYSVHVVHRFVDERGEHDLVTALERTVRGTGGALLGSMLTTTTGIGVLVFSVLSILGQFGVLTALSILYSFVTSMLVLPSALVVWDRLKGHDPDRPVPEQSGLSIPFVGGGRGGEAPSTPEPTRGD, from the coding sequence ATGAGCGACGGGCGGATCGTCGGCGCGGTCGCGACGGAGATCACCGAACGCCCCGGCCGGATCGTCGTGGCGTTCCTCCTCGTGACGCTGCTGTTCGCCGGCGGGCTGGCGAACGTGTCGACCTCGGCCGGCACCGAGCAGTTCACCTCGGGGATCCCCGCCGAGGAGGCGCTGTCGGACATCCAGCGGGAGTTCGGGCCGTCGTTCTCCGAGGACACCGGCTCGACACAGCTCGTCCAGCGCAACCGGAACGTGCTGTCGAAGTCCGCGATGTTGCGGATGCTGGAGGCCCAAGAGCGGCTGCGAGAGACGGACGGACTCCGGGTGGTCGGCGTCTCCTCGCCGGCCGCGACCGTGGCCCGGACGATCGATCCGACGGCCACGACGACCGACGAACAGATCCTCGTCCTCGAACGGGCGACGCCGTCTGAGATCGACGAGGCGGTCCGCGAGAACGCCGACGACCCCGGGTTCACCGGCGGGGTCTCCGACGACTTCAACCGCGAGTCTGCGTCCGCCTCGGCCGCGATCGGCGTCGTCACCCACCAGATCCCCGGCGCGGGCGGCAGCGGCGGCGCGGCCGCCGGACAGTCCGGGTCCAGCCCCCTGACCGACATCCAACTGCGGAGCCAACGCGTCGTCGACACCGTCGGAGGCGACATCACCGTGTTCGGCTCCGGGATCATCTCCGCCGAGTTCTCCTCGGTGATCTCCGACTCGTTGATCATCGTGACGCCGGCGGCGGTGGTCCTCATCGTCGGCTTCCTGATCGTCGCGTACCGCGACCTGCTCGACCTCCTGTTGGGGTCGTTCACGCTGTTGCTCGCGGTCGTGTGGACGTTCGGCTTCCTCGGGTTGGCCGGGATCCCGTTCAGCCAACTGATGATCTCGGTGCCGCCGCTGTTGCTGGCGGTCGGGATCGACTTCGGCATCCACGCGGTGAACCGGTACCGGGAGGACCGCGCCGAGGGGCTTGACGTCGAAGACGCGATGAACCTCGCGGCGCGGCAACTGCTCGTCGCCTTCTTCATCGTCACGGGGACGACCGTCATCGGGTTCCTCGCGAACCTCACGTCCGCGCTCGCGCCGATCCGCGAGTTCGGGCTGGTCGCGGCGGCCGGCATCGTGTTCACCTTCCTGCTGTTCGGGATCTTCCTCCCCGCGGCGAAGGTGATGATCGACCGCCGACGCGACAGCCTGCCGATCCCGACGTTCTCGCAGGCGCCGCTGGGCGCCGAAGGGAGCGGTCTCGCCGACGTGCTCCGCGTCGGCGTCTGGATCGGCGAGCGCGGCCCGCGCGTGTTCCTCGCGCTGATCGTCGTCCTCACGGCCGTCTCCGGGGGGTACGCCGCGGGCATCTCGACGTCGTTCTCCCAGGAGGACTTCCTCCCGCCCGAGGAGACGCCCGACTACCTCGAGACGCTCCCGGAGCCGTTCGCGCCGGGCGACTACACCGCCGTCGGGACGCTCAACTTCCTCGAGGAGAAGTTCACGGCGAGTCAGGGCGGCTCGGTGACGATCTACGTCGAGGGGGACATGGAGGAGTCGACGAGGTTGGAGGAGATCCATCGCATGGGTGAGAGTCCCCCGAGCACGTTCGTCAGCGAGGACGACCACGCCGAAGAACAGAGCATCGTCACGGTGATCCGGTCGCGCGCAGCCACCGATCCCGAGTTCCGGCGGCTCGTGAACCGCAACGACCGCAACGCCAACGGGATCCCCGACGACAACCTCGGGGAGGTGTACGACTACCTGCTGTCGTCGTCCTCGCGCCAGAGCGCGCTGCAGTACCTCGCCGAGGACCGCCGCAGCGCACAGGTCGTCTACTCGGCGGAGGCGGACGCGAGCCAGACCGAGGTCACCGCCGACGGCCGGGCGGTCGCCGAGCGTTACCGCGCGACCAGCGGGATCGCCGTCGCAACCGGGAGCACCGTCGTGTTCTCGGCGGTGTCGGACCTCATCTTCAGCTCCGCCGTGCAGAGCCTGGCGGTCGCGCTGTCGCTGACGGTCGTGTTCCTCCTGGTCATCTACGGGGTGTTGGAGGGACTCCCCTCCCTCGGCGTCGTCAACACGGTGCCGATCGTCGCCTCCGTGGCGCTCGTCGCGGCGACGATGCGGCTCGCGGGGATCGCGTTCAACGCGTTCACCGCGACGATCCTCTCGCTCACGATCGGCCTGGGGATCGACTACTCGGTCCACGTCGTCCACCGGTTCGTCGACGAGCGCGGCGAGCACGACCTCGTCACCGCCCTCGAACGCACCGTCCGCGGCACCGGCGGCGCGCTGTTGGGCAGCATGCTCACCACCACGACCGGCATCGGCGTGCTGGTGTTCTCCGTGCTGAGCATCCTCGGCCAGTTCGGCGTGTTGACGGCGCTGTCGATCCTCTACTCGTTCGTCACGTCGATGCTGGTGCTCCCGTCGGCGCTCGTCGTCTGGGACCGCCTGAAGGGGCACGACCCCGACCGTCCGGTCCCGGAGCAGTCGGGGCTGTCGATCCCGTTCGTCGGCGGCGGGCGCGGGGGCGAGGCACCGTCGACACCGGAGCCGACGCGCGGCGACTGA
- a CDS encoding acylphosphatase, whose protein sequence is MSDDESDGERVRAHVYVSGRVQGVFYRATTRDTARERGVDGWVRNLDDGRVEAVFEGPRDAVEGMVEWCHTGSPSAVVENVDAEYGDPEGESGFVVRR, encoded by the coding sequence ATGAGCGACGACGAGAGCGACGGCGAACGAGTCCGCGCGCACGTGTACGTGTCCGGCCGGGTGCAAGGCGTCTTCTACCGCGCGACCACCCGCGACACCGCCCGCGAGCGCGGCGTCGACGGGTGGGTGCGGAACCTCGACGACGGCCGCGTGGAGGCGGTGTTCGAGGGACCGCGCGACGCGGTGGAGGGGATGGTCGAGTGGTGTCACACGGGCAGTCCGAGCGCCGTCGTCGAAAACGTCGACGCGGAGTACGGCGACCCGGAGGGGGAATCCGGGTTCGTCGTTCGGCGGTAG
- a CDS encoding DMT family transporter, which yields MYVVSRWSFAAVPPLTLGFLRVAVGAAALYAVVRARGVSVDRADYRRFAVLGGWVALTIATQFLGTEWTNASQGSLLTVLTPVFTVALGAWVLGETVERRTAVGIALAGVGTLVVLAGQYDPTDVAVGNAAGVAALVLASVAWAGYTVWGVPVVRKYSALTAATYSSLASLPALAVLSAVEVAVRSPPVSPMLTPGTLLSVAYLGFGSTAAAWYLWYKGLETVSAGTVAAFFFAQPLVGAALGAVLLHERVGPWFAVGGAVMAAGIWTVSTAGADGTGGTEADGSSEG from the coding sequence ATGTACGTCGTGAGCAGGTGGAGCTTCGCGGCGGTGCCGCCGCTGACGCTCGGGTTCCTGCGCGTCGCGGTCGGCGCCGCCGCGCTGTACGCGGTCGTGCGCGCTCGGGGCGTCTCGGTCGACCGGGCCGACTACCGCCGCTTCGCCGTGCTCGGCGGGTGGGTCGCGCTCACCATCGCGACCCAGTTCCTCGGCACCGAGTGGACGAACGCGAGCCAGGGATCGCTGCTCACCGTGCTCACGCCGGTGTTCACCGTCGCGCTCGGGGCGTGGGTGCTCGGGGAGACGGTCGAACGCCGCACGGCCGTCGGCATCGCGCTGGCGGGGGTCGGCACGCTCGTCGTGCTCGCGGGGCAGTACGACCCGACCGACGTCGCCGTCGGCAACGCGGCCGGCGTCGCCGCGCTCGTGCTCGCGAGCGTCGCGTGGGCCGGCTACACCGTCTGGGGCGTCCCCGTCGTGAGGAAGTACTCGGCGCTGACGGCGGCGACGTACTCCTCGCTGGCGTCGCTGCCGGCGCTGGCCGTGCTCTCGGCCGTCGAAGTCGCGGTCCGTTCGCCGCCGGTGTCGCCGATGCTGACGCCGGGCACCCTGCTTTCGGTGGCGTACCTCGGGTTCGGCTCGACGGCGGCCGCGTGGTACCTCTGGTACAAGGGGTTGGAGACGGTGTCGGCCGGCACCGTCGCGGCGTTCTTCTTCGCCCAGCCGCTCGTGGGGGCGGCGCTGGGCGCGGTGCTGTTACACGAGCGCGTCGGCCCGTGGTTCGCCGTCGGGGGCGCGGTGATGGCCGCGGGGATCTGGACGGTGAGCACCGCCGGCGCAGACGGCACGGGCGGGACAGAAGCCGACGGCTCGTCGGAGGGCTGA
- a CDS encoding phosphomannomutase, which yields MDLFGTAGIRGSVTERVTPGLVLDVARALGAHARDAGDREFVVGRDGRVTGPGLAAAAEAGLESAGADVRRVGQVPTPALAFASRGRRGVMLTASHNPPTDNGVKAFVDGVEYGETAETAVEEAVAAGGAPADWDEWGDGADEDVLDAYRAAVVDYAGDFGVDPEGLRVAVDCGNGMSAVATPQVLRELGTDVVTLNATVDGHFPGRESKPTPESLADLREFVREGGAELGIGHDGDADRIVVVDGDGEVVHEDTVLAILAERYVRTSDADDPVVVTTPNASGRIDERVEAAGGRVERVALGYLHDGVAAARAGGGDVVFAAEPWKHVHTDFGDWIDAVVSAAVLTRLAADEGLRGLRDPITERPYRKVSVDCPDDDKAAAMERLGETLPAAFPTAEVDAEYGVRLTFPDASWTLVRPSGTEPYVRVYAEHDDVDPFVEEVAGVVESAVEAVTDE from the coding sequence ATGGACCTGTTCGGAACCGCCGGCATCCGCGGCAGCGTCACCGAGCGCGTCACGCCGGGGCTCGTCCTCGACGTGGCCCGCGCGCTGGGCGCACACGCCCGCGACGCCGGCGATCGGGAGTTCGTCGTCGGCCGCGACGGCCGCGTCACCGGTCCCGGGCTGGCGGCGGCCGCCGAGGCCGGCTTGGAGTCGGCCGGGGCGGACGTGCGCCGCGTGGGGCAGGTGCCGACGCCCGCGTTGGCGTTCGCCTCGCGCGGGCGCCGGGGCGTCATGCTCACCGCCTCGCACAACCCCCCGACCGACAACGGCGTGAAGGCGTTCGTCGACGGCGTCGAGTACGGCGAGACCGCCGAGACGGCCGTCGAGGAGGCCGTCGCCGCCGGCGGCGCCCCCGCCGACTGGGACGAGTGGGGCGACGGCGCCGACGAGGACGTGCTCGACGCCTACCGCGCGGCGGTCGTCGACTACGCCGGCGACTTCGGCGTCGACCCCGAGGGGCTGCGCGTCGCCGTCGACTGCGGCAACGGGATGTCGGCGGTGGCGACGCCGCAGGTGTTGCGCGAGCTGGGAACCGACGTGGTGACGCTCAACGCGACCGTCGACGGCCACTTCCCCGGACGCGAGTCGAAGCCGACGCCGGAGTCGCTGGCGGACCTGCGCGAGTTCGTCCGCGAGGGCGGCGCGGAACTGGGGATCGGCCACGACGGCGACGCCGACCGCATCGTCGTCGTCGACGGCGACGGCGAGGTCGTCCACGAGGACACCGTGCTCGCGATCCTCGCGGAACGCTACGTCCGGACGAGCGACGCCGACGACCCCGTCGTCGTGACGACGCCCAACGCCTCCGGCCGGATCGACGAGCGCGTCGAGGCCGCGGGCGGTCGCGTCGAGCGCGTCGCGCTGGGCTACCTCCACGACGGCGTCGCGGCCGCCCGCGCGGGCGGGGGCGACGTGGTGTTCGCCGCCGAGCCGTGGAAACACGTCCACACCGACTTCGGCGACTGGATCGACGCCGTCGTCAGCGCCGCCGTCCTGACGCGCCTCGCCGCCGACGAGGGACTCCGCGGGCTGCGCGACCCGATCACCGAACGCCCCTACCGGAAGGTGAGCGTCGACTGCCCCGACGACGACAAGGCGGCGGCCATGGAGCGCCTCGGCGAGACGCTCCCGGCGGCGTTCCCGACCGCCGAGGTCGACGCCGAGTACGGCGTCCGGCTCACGTTCCCGGACGCCTCGTGGACGCTCGTCCGCCCTTCGGGCACCGAGCCGTACGTCCGCGTGTACGCCGAACACGACGACGTCGACCCGTTCGTCGAGGAGGTCGCCGGCGTCGTCGAGTCGGCCGTCGAAGCTGTCACCGACGAGTAA
- a CDS encoding BMP family lipoprotein: protein MDTDRFDRRKFVKGVGAAGLVGLAGCTGGPESGGDGEETEMSTPSGDDSDSDTEDTETEGSMSSTTNIGMVYATGGLGDGSFNDQAQTGIQRAAEEFDIAFDESEPDSVSQFSTYQQQYAQETDPNYDLVSCIGFLQADSLSQTAPDYPDQDFMIVDSVVDADNVRSYTFKEHEGSYLVGQLAGLLSSQSFSAGESSTAGDSTNVGFVGGVESGLIRKFEAGFTAGVKSVNSNIDVQTTYTGSFSEPSAGREAATSMYSSGADIVYHAAGNTGIGVFQAAREEGRFAIGVDRDQSVTTDYADVILASMVKRVDTAVYNAAEATVNDEFEGGTATSLGLAEEGVANVYGTELGDQIPDDVKSEVESARQGIVDGDVSVPQDPSNV, encoded by the coding sequence ATGGACACAGACCGGTTCGATCGGCGGAAGTTCGTGAAGGGCGTCGGCGCGGCTGGCCTCGTCGGCCTCGCAGGCTGTACGGGCGGCCCCGAGTCCGGCGGCGACGGCGAGGAGACGGAGATGTCGACGCCGTCGGGCGACGACTCCGACTCGGACACGGAGGACACCGAGACCGAGGGATCGATGTCGTCGACGACGAACATCGGCATGGTGTACGCCACCGGCGGGCTGGGCGACGGCTCGTTCAACGACCAGGCCCAGACGGGCATCCAGCGGGCGGCCGAGGAGTTCGACATCGCCTTCGACGAGTCCGAGCCCGACTCGGTGTCGCAGTTCTCCACGTACCAGCAGCAGTACGCCCAGGAGACGGACCCGAACTACGACCTCGTGTCGTGTATCGGCTTCCTGCAGGCCGACTCGCTGTCGCAGACGGCGCCCGACTACCCCGACCAGGACTTCATGATCGTCGACAGCGTCGTCGACGCCGACAACGTCCGCTCGTACACGTTCAAGGAGCACGAGGGGTCGTACCTCGTCGGGCAGCTGGCCGGGCTGCTGTCGAGCCAGTCGTTCTCCGCCGGCGAGTCGTCGACGGCCGGCGACTCCACGAACGTCGGCTTCGTCGGCGGCGTCGAGTCCGGTCTCATCCGGAAGTTCGAGGCCGGCTTCACCGCGGGCGTGAAGTCCGTCAACTCGAACATCGACGTGCAGACCACCTACACCGGCTCGTTCTCCGAGCCGTCGGCCGGCCGCGAGGCCGCCACCTCGATGTACAGCTCCGGCGCCGACATCGTCTACCACGCGGCGGGGAACACCGGCATCGGCGTGTTCCAGGCCGCCCGCGAGGAGGGTCGCTTCGCCATCGGCGTCGACCGCGACCAGTCGGTCACGACCGACTACGCCGACGTCATCCTCGCGTCGATGGTCAAGCGCGTCGACACCGCCGTGTACAACGCGGCCGAGGCGACCGTGAACGACGAGTTCGAGGGCGGCACCGCGACGAGCCTCGGGCTGGCCGAGGAGGGCGTCGCGAACGTGTACGGCACGGAACTGGGCGACCAGATCCCCGACGACGTGAAGTCCGAGGTCGAGAGCGCCCGGCAGGGCATCGTCGACGGCGACGTCTCGGTGCCGCAGGACCCGAGCAACGTCTGA
- a CDS encoding ABC transporter ATP-binding protein, producing the protein MTEAVRLDGITKRFPGVVANDDVTLSVERGTVHALLGENGAGKTTLMNVLYGLYEPTEGDVYVDGDGLPVGDDGSITAAPRRFDSPRDAIDAGVGMIHQHFMLVDPMTVAENITLGNEPRKWGGLAVDREAAREDVIELSERYGFDVEPDATIEDIGVGVQQRVEILKALYRGAEILILDEPTAVLTPQEVEDLFEVLEELTDAGKTVIFITHKLGEALDAADEVTVLRDGHNVGSVETAGTTREELAELMVGREVVLETETPPATPGDPTLTVDGVSADDERGVVAVDDVSFSVREGEVFGVAGVDGNGQSELVEVITGLRDPTAGGVTLAGTDVTDASRRERTRSGMAYIPEDRQERGLVMDFDLTENGVLGSQHDAPFARGGRLDWDRADDHADDIIDEYDVRPADAGAEAKSLSGGNQQKFIVGREFARDPSCIVASHPTRGVDIGSTEFIHDRLIDLRDEGRAVLLVSSKLDEVRGLSDRLAVMYRGRLVDVVDPDEVTEEQLGLLMAGEEPEDVPEAERVGDAASPSLDAADGTRPADDADAEVADD; encoded by the coding sequence ATGACGGAGGCCGTCCGCCTCGACGGGATCACGAAGCGCTTCCCCGGCGTCGTCGCCAACGACGACGTCACCCTCTCGGTCGAGCGGGGGACGGTCCACGCCCTGCTCGGCGAGAACGGTGCCGGCAAGACCACGCTGATGAACGTCCTCTACGGGCTGTACGAGCCGACCGAGGGCGACGTGTACGTCGACGGGGACGGACTGCCCGTCGGCGACGACGGGTCGATCACGGCCGCGCCGCGGCGGTTCGACTCCCCACGCGACGCTATCGACGCCGGCGTCGGAATGATCCACCAGCACTTCATGCTGGTCGACCCGATGACCGTCGCCGAGAACATCACCCTCGGGAACGAGCCGCGCAAGTGGGGCGGCCTCGCCGTGGACCGCGAGGCCGCTCGCGAGGACGTGATCGAGCTGTCCGAGCGCTACGGCTTCGACGTGGAGCCGGACGCCACCATCGAGGACATCGGCGTCGGCGTCCAACAGCGCGTCGAGATCCTGAAGGCGCTGTACCGCGGGGCGGAGATCCTCATCCTCGACGAGCCGACGGCGGTGCTCACGCCCCAGGAAGTCGAGGACCTGTTCGAGGTGCTCGAGGAGCTGACCGACGCGGGGAAGACGGTCATCTTCATCACGCACAAGCTGGGCGAGGCGCTGGACGCCGCCGACGAGGTGACCGTGTTGCGCGACGGGCACAACGTCGGCAGCGTCGAGACCGCGGGGACGACCCGCGAGGAGCTGGCGGAGCTGATGGTCGGGCGCGAGGTCGTGCTGGAGACGGAGACGCCGCCCGCGACTCCGGGCGACCCGACGCTGACGGTCGACGGCGTGTCGGCCGACGACGAGCGCGGCGTCGTCGCCGTCGACGACGTCTCCTTCTCGGTGCGCGAGGGCGAGGTGTTCGGCGTCGCCGGCGTCGACGGCAACGGCCAGTCGGAGTTGGTCGAGGTGATCACCGGCCTGCGCGACCCGACCGCCGGCGGCGTCACGCTGGCGGGGACGGACGTGACCGACGCCTCCCGCCGCGAGCGCACGCGCTCGGGGATGGCGTACATCCCGGAGGACCGCCAGGAGCGCGGGCTGGTGATGGACTTCGACCTGACCGAGAACGGCGTGCTCGGCTCCCAACACGACGCGCCGTTCGCCCGCGGCGGCCGCCTCGACTGGGACCGCGCGGACGACCACGCGGACGACATCATCGACGAGTACGACGTGCGCCCCGCCGACGCCGGCGCGGAGGCGAAGTCGCTGTCGGGCGGCAACCAGCAGAAGTTCATCGTCGGCCGGGAGTTCGCCCGCGACCCCTCCTGTATCGTCGCCTCCCACCCGACCCGCGGCGTCGACATCGGCTCGACGGAGTTCATCCACGACCGCCTCATCGACCTGCGCGACGAGGGCCGGGCGGTGCTGCTCGTCTCCTCGAAGCTCGACGAGGTCCGCGGCCTCTCCGACCGGCTCGCGGTGATGTACCGCGGCCGCCTCGTCGACGTCGTCGACCCCGACGAGGTGACCGAAGAACAGCTCGGCCTGCTGATGGCGGGCGAGGAGCCGGAGGACGTCCCGGAGGCCGAGCGCGTGGGCGACGCCGCGTCGCCGTCGCTGGACGCAGCGGACGGGACCCGCCCGGCCGACGACGCGGACGCGGAGGTGGCCGATGACTGA